In a genomic window of Mycolicibacter heraklionensis:
- a CDS encoding RDD family protein, producing MTDPLADAPRIEPARWRARATALAIDLLPGSAVMVTMGMAALCFPFGGPWWWLATITGALAFLATEVNRILLPAIKGWSLGRAFTGIEVVRGGEGSAPAVGAARLLLREAAHLLDTVPALLGWIWPLRDRRGRTFADLVARTEVRPADPRQPPANIRVVTMAVFVAAAALSLVGAATAYAVVYQRDHKSDLARAQIARQGPKIVADMLSYDPETLQGDFDRAQSLATDKYREQLVPQQDAIRNAKPVPNFYRVTDAAVLDAAPHRATMLLFLQGQRGTGKERLISATVRVAFAEAAGTWRVDDLAVVSKPLPAEGER from the coding sequence GTGACCGACCCGCTGGCCGACGCGCCGCGCATCGAACCGGCCCGGTGGCGCGCCCGCGCGACGGCGCTGGCGATCGACCTGCTGCCGGGTTCGGCAGTGATGGTGACGATGGGCATGGCCGCCCTGTGCTTCCCGTTCGGGGGACCCTGGTGGTGGCTCGCGACCATCACCGGCGCCTTGGCGTTCTTGGCCACCGAGGTCAACCGGATCCTGTTGCCGGCGATCAAGGGCTGGAGCCTGGGCCGCGCGTTCACCGGAATCGAAGTGGTGCGGGGCGGCGAAGGGTCGGCTCCGGCCGTCGGTGCGGCCCGGTTGTTGCTGCGCGAGGCGGCGCACCTGCTCGACACCGTGCCGGCTCTGCTCGGCTGGATCTGGCCTTTGCGGGACCGCCGCGGGCGTACTTTTGCCGACCTCGTGGCCCGGACCGAGGTCCGCCCGGCCGACCCACGACAGCCCCCGGCGAACATCCGGGTCGTGACCATGGCGGTGTTCGTGGCCGCGGCCGCCCTGAGCCTCGTCGGTGCCGCCACGGCCTACGCGGTGGTCTACCAGCGTGACCACAAGTCGGATCTGGCCCGAGCCCAGATCGCCCGGCAGGGCCCGAAGATCGTCGCGGACATGCTGTCCTACGATCCCGAGACCTTGCAGGGCGACTTCGACCGCGCGCAGTCGCTGGCCACCGACAAGTATCGCGAGCAGCTGGTTCCGCAGCAGGACGCGATCCGCAATGCCAAGCCGGTTCCGAACTTCTATCGGGTCACCGATGCGGCGGTACTCGACGCCGCCCCGCACCGTGCCACGATGCTGCTGTTCCTGCAGGGCCAGCGTGGAACAGGCAAGGAACGTCTGATCAGCGCCACCGTCCGGGTGGCGTTCGCCGAGGCCGCGGGAACCTGGCGCGTCGATGATCTCGCCGTCGTCAGTAAGCCGCTGCCGGCCGAGGGGGAGCGATGA
- a CDS encoding mannan-binding family protein, whose protein sequence is MWATRLVTGMLAATLAVATVSGAPVAGASAPSFCSGLGGNWDGQYCTTDVHSERLATRYIRMAVPGDLVDHPIAGPPIRDYLSKLFTNWRTKGASMVADSWGNENYEIFQHGNALTAVFHEDYHSDGPYINNAYRTFTFDMGAGGRQLQLADITKPGIDPLATIPQLGEPYITEALDRAFWEHRPGDYPFVPERFTPDKVFSGGYRSWALTPDELILYMPDYPVSHDSPIQYNQMQWYMDGGNVQAHIPLSALSSILRPEYGGS, encoded by the coding sequence ATGTGGGCGACCCGGCTAGTGACGGGCATGCTCGCCGCGACACTTGCGGTGGCCACGGTGTCCGGGGCACCGGTCGCCGGCGCTTCGGCGCCGTCGTTCTGCAGCGGGCTGGGCGGCAACTGGGACGGGCAGTACTGCACTACCGATGTGCACTCGGAGCGGCTGGCCACCCGCTATATCCGGATGGCGGTGCCCGGGGACCTGGTCGACCACCCGATCGCCGGACCCCCGATCCGCGACTACCTGTCGAAGTTGTTCACCAACTGGCGCACCAAAGGCGCCTCCATGGTGGCCGACAGCTGGGGAAACGAGAACTACGAGATCTTCCAGCACGGCAATGCATTGACCGCGGTCTTCCACGAGGACTACCACTCCGACGGTCCCTACATCAACAACGCCTACCGGACTTTCACGTTCGACATGGGGGCCGGTGGCCGGCAACTGCAATTGGCTGACATCACCAAACCCGGGATCGACCCGTTGGCGACGATCCCGCAACTGGGCGAGCCCTACATCACCGAGGCGCTGGACCGGGCATTCTGGGAACACCGCCCGGGAGACTATCCCTTTGTCCCGGAGCGCTTTACACCCGACAAGGTCTTCTCCGGCGGCTACCGGTCTTGGGCTCTCACCCCCGACGAGCTGATTCTGTACATGCCCGACTACCCGGTCAGCCACGACAGCCCGATTCAGTACAACCAGATGCAGTGGTACATGGACGGTGGCAACGTGCAGGCGCACATCCCGCTGTCGGCGCTCAGCTCGATCCTGCGCCCGGAGTACGGCGGGTCCTGA
- a CDS encoding MCE family protein — MSTVFDVRNLRLPERSRTTVIVGSLLLALALVAGFGGVQLFRKLNSTSLVAYFPQTDALYPGDAVQIMGVRVGAIDKIEPAGDKMKVTLHYNNKYKVPADAKAIILNPTLVASRTIQLEPPYRGGPVLADKAVIPEERTEVPVEWDTLRNDVTNIIDKLGPTAEQPKGPIGDAIESFADGLAGKGTQLNTAFNSLSDALTALNKGRGDFFAVVRSLSLFVKALDHNDQQFVALNHDLAKFASNLNSTDQALATATDQFYATMTIVKAFLNQNAKPLVHSINNVEQVTTAITQPEALDGFETALHILPNVLAGVDEIYHPAQGMVLSYPVIANFANPMQFLCSAIQAGSRLGYQDSAELCAEYLAPIADAIKFNYLPFGINIWNSAFTTPKEIAYSEPRLQPPPGYKDTTVPGIWVPDTPFSHRNTQPGWITAPGMQGVQPGHDTERLLTPESLAQLMGGPDPAPVESQFQTPPGPPNSYDESPGPLPFIGQPPGVGPIAPPPPGPNVIPGPVAPMAPRGDG, encoded by the coding sequence GTGAGTACCGTCTTTGATGTTCGCAACCTGCGACTGCCGGAGCGATCGCGGACGACGGTGATCGTCGGGTCGCTGCTGTTGGCGCTGGCCCTCGTTGCCGGCTTCGGAGGAGTGCAGCTCTTTCGCAAGCTGAACAGCACCAGCCTCGTCGCCTACTTCCCACAGACCGACGCGCTGTACCCCGGTGACGCGGTGCAGATCATGGGTGTCCGGGTGGGAGCGATCGACAAGATCGAGCCGGCCGGCGACAAGATGAAAGTCACCCTGCACTACAACAACAAGTACAAGGTGCCCGCCGACGCCAAGGCGATCATCTTGAACCCGACTCTGGTCGCGTCGCGGACCATTCAGCTGGAGCCGCCGTACCGGGGCGGGCCGGTGCTGGCCGACAAGGCCGTGATCCCGGAGGAGCGTACCGAGGTCCCGGTGGAATGGGACACGCTGCGCAACGATGTCACCAACATCATCGACAAGCTGGGGCCGACGGCGGAGCAGCCCAAGGGCCCGATCGGTGACGCCATCGAATCCTTCGCCGACGGGCTGGCCGGCAAGGGCACGCAGCTCAACACCGCTTTCAACAGCCTGTCGGACGCGCTGACCGCCCTGAACAAGGGCCGGGGTGATTTCTTCGCGGTGGTACGCAGCCTGTCGCTGTTCGTCAAGGCGCTGGACCACAACGACCAGCAGTTCGTCGCGCTGAACCATGATCTGGCCAAGTTCGCCAGCAACCTGAACAGCACCGACCAGGCACTGGCGACCGCCACCGACCAGTTCTACGCGACGATGACGATCGTCAAGGCGTTCCTCAACCAGAACGCAAAGCCATTGGTGCACAGCATCAACAACGTGGAACAGGTGACCACCGCCATCACGCAACCGGAAGCGCTGGATGGTTTCGAGACCGCGCTGCACATCCTGCCGAACGTGCTGGCTGGCGTGGACGAGATCTACCACCCGGCGCAGGGCATGGTGCTCAGCTACCCGGTTATCGCAAACTTCGCGAACCCGATGCAGTTCCTGTGTAGCGCGATTCAGGCCGGCAGCCGGCTGGGTTACCAGGACTCCGCGGAGCTGTGCGCGGAATACCTGGCGCCGATCGCCGACGCGATCAAGTTCAACTATCTGCCGTTCGGTATCAACATCTGGAACAGCGCGTTCACCACACCGAAGGAGATCGCCTACTCCGAGCCCCGGCTGCAGCCGCCGCCCGGATACAAGGACACCACTGTCCCGGGGATCTGGGTGCCCGACACCCCGTTCTCGCACCGCAACACCCAGCCGGGCTGGATCACCGCACCTGGGATGCAGGGCGTGCAGCCCGGCCACGACACCGAGCGGCTGCTCACCCCGGAGTCGCTGGCGCAGTTGATGGGTGGCCCCGACCCGGCACCGGTGGAGTCGCAGTTCCAGACCCCGCCCGGCCCGCCCAACTCCTATGACGAATCGCCCGGCCCGCTGCCGTTCATCGGCCAGCCTCCCGGGGTGGGTCCGATCGCGCCGCCTCCGCCGGGCCCGAACGTGATTCCGGGGCCGGTGGCACCGATGGCGCCGCGAGGTGACGGCTGA
- a CDS encoding MCE family protein codes for MLKPQIKRQLAIFSVLTAVALLVLGVYYLRLPTLAGLGQYSLKADLPEAGGLYKTANVTYRGTIIGRVTSVEPTETGAQATFQIASKYKIPVDAGANVHSVSAIGEQYLDLVSTGNPGQYLKPGQTITKSTVPSAIGPALDTANRGLAALPAGKIAALLDETATAVGGLGPSLQRLVDATQAIVGDFKTNLADVDDIVEKSAPIIESQVDSGDAIHQWARNLNVLAGQAASREDTVKHIVSDLPPLIDQVHTVFNDTKDTLPQLMANASILTEMAKRYNRNTEQVLVFLPQAGSIIQTVTATNPGRGSMGVALGAVPGPIFPVPVPGLSLNTPPPCLTGFVPASQWRAFADTSPAELPDVSCRIPQDTPANSVRGVRNIPCVDVPGKRAATPKECRSDKPYVPLGTNPWYGDPNQIRNCPALGARCDQPVEPGHVIPAPSVNTGLNPLPADMVPPSPPPVNDPLSRPGTGSVQCNGQQPNPCIYTPGGGPAAIYNPQSGQAVGPDGVEYSVENSMNIGDDGWKGMLAPFR; via the coding sequence TTGCTGAAACCTCAGATCAAGCGTCAACTGGCGATCTTCAGCGTCCTGACCGCGGTGGCGCTGCTGGTGTTGGGCGTTTACTACCTGCGGTTGCCGACCTTGGCGGGCCTGGGCCAGTACTCGCTGAAGGCGGACCTGCCCGAGGCGGGCGGCCTGTACAAGACCGCGAACGTCACCTACCGCGGCACCATCATCGGCCGGGTCACCAGTGTGGAACCGACCGAGACCGGGGCGCAGGCCACCTTCCAGATCGCCAGCAAATACAAGATCCCCGTCGACGCCGGTGCCAACGTGCATTCGGTGTCGGCGATCGGTGAGCAGTACCTGGATCTGGTGTCGACCGGTAATCCGGGCCAGTACCTCAAGCCGGGCCAGACCATCACCAAGAGCACGGTCCCGTCGGCGATCGGGCCGGCGCTGGACACCGCCAACCGCGGACTCGCCGCGCTGCCGGCCGGCAAGATCGCGGCCCTGCTCGACGAGACGGCCACCGCCGTCGGGGGCCTGGGACCGTCGCTGCAGCGGCTCGTGGACGCCACCCAGGCCATCGTCGGTGACTTCAAGACGAACCTCGCCGATGTCGACGACATCGTGGAGAAGTCGGCACCGATCATCGAGAGCCAGGTCGACTCCGGCGACGCCATCCACCAATGGGCGCGCAACCTGAACGTTCTCGCCGGCCAGGCGGCCAGCCGAGAAGACACGGTCAAGCACATCGTGTCGGATCTACCGCCGCTGATCGACCAGGTGCACACGGTGTTCAACGACACCAAGGACACGCTGCCCCAGCTGATGGCGAACGCGTCGATCCTGACCGAGATGGCCAAGCGCTACAACCGGAACACCGAGCAGGTACTGGTCTTCCTGCCGCAGGCCGGCTCCATCATCCAGACCGTGACTGCCACCAACCCGGGCCGGGGCTCGATGGGCGTTGCCCTCGGTGCCGTCCCCGGCCCCATCTTTCCGGTGCCGGTTCCGGGCCTGAGCCTCAACACGCCGCCGCCGTGTCTGACCGGCTTCGTCCCGGCATCCCAATGGCGGGCGTTCGCCGACACCAGCCCCGCCGAACTACCGGACGTCTCCTGCCGGATTCCGCAGGACACGCCGGCCAACAGCGTTCGCGGGGTCCGCAACATCCCGTGTGTGGACGTACCGGGCAAACGCGCAGCGACACCCAAGGAGTGCCGCAGCGACAAACCGTACGTCCCGCTGGGCACCAACCCCTGGTACGGCGATCCGAACCAGATCCGGAACTGCCCGGCGTTGGGCGCGCGCTGTGACCAGCCGGTCGAGCCCGGCCACGTGATTCCGGCGCCGTCGGTGAACACCGGCCTCAACCCCCTGCCGGCGGACATGGTGCCGCCGTCGCCGCCGCCGGTGAACGACCCGCTGTCACGGCCGGGGACCGGTAGCGTGCAGTGCAACGGGCAACAACCGAACCCCTGCATCTACACCCCCGGTGGGGGACCAGCCGCGATCTACAATCCGCAGAGCGGCCAAGCGGTGGGGCCAGACGGCGTCGAATACTCCGTCGAGAACTCGATGAACATAGGAGACGACGGATGGAAGGGGATGCTGGCACCGTTCCGGTGA
- a CDS encoding MCE family protein, protein MRRRTAMNTVGRRGWQALVLLMAALTLTSCSSWRGIANVSLPGGPGSGAGAYTVYVQVPDTLALNGNSRVLVADVFVGAVERIELKNWVATLKLKLNKDVHLPRNATAKIGQTSLLGSQHIELKSPDNPEGELRNGDTIGLSNSTSYPTIERTLAGIALLLQRGGLSDLDTITTEFAALSNGRADQIHAFLTKLDTFIGNLNDQREDITRAIDSSNRLLSYFGAHNDTLEKALTDFPPLFKYFNAQQGIFINAVEALGAMGTQVNTQIAPARSDLHKVLTSFQCPARELRKASPYLPDLLQVMITAPYHVDGAFKAVRGDFINTSLMVDLTYASIDNAILTGTGFSGMLRALEQSFGHDPEKMVPDVRYTPNPATAPGGPYVERADRNC, encoded by the coding sequence ATGAGACGGAGGACAGCGATGAACACGGTCGGCCGGCGCGGCTGGCAGGCGCTCGTGCTGCTGATGGCCGCGCTGACGTTGACGTCGTGCAGCAGCTGGCGCGGTATCGCCAACGTGTCGTTGCCGGGCGGTCCGGGCAGTGGCGCCGGTGCCTACACGGTCTACGTCCAGGTGCCCGACACCTTGGCGCTCAACGGCAACAGCCGGGTCCTGGTCGCCGATGTGTTCGTGGGCGCGGTCGAGCGGATCGAGCTGAAGAACTGGGTCGCCACGCTGAAGCTAAAGCTGAACAAGGATGTTCACCTGCCACGCAACGCCACGGCGAAGATCGGTCAGACCAGCCTGTTGGGTTCGCAGCATATCGAACTGAAGTCCCCGGACAACCCGGAGGGCGAACTCAGAAACGGTGACACCATCGGACTGAGCAATTCGACGTCGTACCCGACGATCGAACGGACGCTGGCCGGTATTGCCCTGCTGCTGCAGCGCGGCGGGTTGTCGGACCTGGACACCATCACCACCGAGTTCGCCGCGCTGTCCAACGGGCGCGCCGACCAGATCCACGCCTTCCTGACCAAGCTGGACACCTTCATCGGCAACCTCAACGACCAGCGTGAGGACATCACCCGGGCGATCGACTCCAGCAATCGGTTGCTGAGCTACTTCGGTGCCCACAACGACACCCTCGAGAAGGCCTTGACCGACTTCCCGCCGCTGTTCAAGTACTTCAACGCGCAGCAGGGGATCTTCATCAACGCCGTCGAGGCACTGGGCGCGATGGGCACCCAGGTCAACACCCAGATCGCGCCCGCGCGGTCCGACCTGCACAAGGTGCTCACCTCGTTCCAGTGCCCGGCGCGGGAACTCCGTAAGGCGTCGCCGTATCTGCCCGACCTGCTGCAGGTGATGATCACCGCGCCTTACCACGTCGACGGTGCCTTTAAGGCGGTCCGCGGTGACTTCATCAACACCTCGCTGATGGTGGACCTCACCTACGCGTCCATCGACAACGCGATCCTGACCGGTACCGGGTTCTCCGGAATGCTGCGGGCACTGGAGCAGTCCTTTGGCCACGACCCGGAGAAGATGGTCCCGGATGTTCGGTACACGCCGAACCCGGCAACCGCACCCGGCGGTCCGTATGTGGAAAGGGCTGACCGGAATTGCTGA
- a CDS encoding MlaD family protein — MIEALSRRIVGLVRAGDRRKNLLSGLALAMTLVVATGYLLVGALRVNPARSTYQITIALPDSGGLLANQDVSVRGVPVGRIESLRVSGTGVDAVANISSTVKIPAASTVRVSGLSAAGEQYIDFEPPSETGPFLSAGSVVSRDRATTPIPMSQLLADANGMLAQTDPRKLDLIKKELSLSDEGPQKLTDIVNGGTFLLSTLDSVLPETVSLLKSSRVALTMLSDVNNGVAVTTENLDKVLTGINRMIGGYHRLVDQAPGMLSAVDGLFDDNSDTMVGLLGNLTTAAQLLYVRTPALNALFPAYRGSTLEALGTAFHDNGLWFTADLYPRYTCDYGTPRRPPSAADYPEPFLYGYCRDTDQSVLVRGAHNAPRPPGDDTAGPPPGADLAATTDPTPKGRYTIPTPYGGPPLLIEPPR; from the coding sequence ATGATCGAGGCACTCAGCCGGCGCATCGTCGGCTTGGTCCGCGCCGGCGACCGGCGAAAGAACCTGCTGTCAGGGCTCGCGTTGGCGATGACCCTGGTGGTCGCGACCGGCTACCTGCTGGTGGGGGCGCTGCGGGTGAACCCGGCCCGCTCGACCTACCAGATCACGATCGCGCTGCCGGATTCCGGTGGGCTGCTGGCCAACCAGGACGTGTCGGTTCGCGGCGTTCCGGTGGGCCGGATCGAGTCGCTGCGGGTCAGCGGTACCGGTGTCGATGCGGTCGCCAACATCTCCTCGACGGTGAAGATTCCGGCGGCCAGCACGGTGCGCGTGTCGGGCCTGTCAGCCGCCGGTGAGCAGTACATCGACTTCGAGCCCCCGTCGGAGACCGGACCGTTCCTGTCCGCCGGCAGCGTCGTCTCGCGGGACCGCGCCACAACCCCGATCCCGATGTCGCAGTTGCTCGCCGACGCCAACGGCATGCTGGCGCAAACCGATCCGCGCAAGCTCGACCTGATCAAAAAGGAGCTCAGCCTGTCCGACGAGGGTCCGCAGAAGCTGACCGACATCGTCAACGGCGGCACCTTTTTGCTGTCCACCCTGGATTCGGTGCTGCCGGAGACGGTGAGCCTGCTGAAGTCGAGCCGGGTGGCGCTCACCATGCTCAGCGATGTCAACAACGGGGTGGCCGTGACGACCGAGAACCTCGACAAGGTGCTCACGGGCATCAACCGGATGATCGGCGGCTACCATCGATTGGTCGACCAGGCGCCCGGGATGCTGTCGGCGGTCGACGGACTCTTCGATGACAATTCCGACACCATGGTCGGGTTGCTGGGCAACCTGACCACCGCGGCTCAGCTGCTCTATGTCCGGACTCCGGCGCTCAATGCGTTGTTCCCCGCCTACCGCGGTTCGACGCTGGAGGCGCTCGGTACGGCCTTCCACGACAACGGGTTGTGGTTCACCGCCGACCTCTATCCTCGCTACACCTGCGATTACGGGACCCCGCGGCGGCCCCCTTCTGCGGCGGACTACCCGGAGCCGTTCCTGTACGGCTACTGCCGTGACACCGACCAGTCCGTGCTGGTGCGCGGCGCCCACAATGCGCCACGCCCACCCGGCGATGACACCGCGGGACCGCCGCCCGGTGCAGACCTGGCGGCGACCACCGACCCGACACCCAAGGGCCGCTATACGATTCCCACCCCCTACGGCGGTCCGCCCCTGCTGATCGAGCCGCCTCGTTGA
- a CDS encoding YoaK family protein, translating into MPIASPLSRRRTVVALLLLTFATGLVDAISVLVLGRVFVANMTGNAIFLGFLFVPGTGFDLTAAIVAVGGFLMGAVIGGRLFRIFGEHSRRRWLTVALGLEAVLLLALAALAGMGVLGYYSNSKLLLIAGLAVAFGVQNSTARQFGIQELYTTVLTSTIVGIGVDSRLAGGTGDRGKLRYGVVFVMILGAIVGATLTHVVVAPVIAMAGVVVAASLALFRYG; encoded by the coding sequence ATGCCGATCGCGTCGCCGTTGTCACGACGGCGCACGGTGGTGGCCTTGCTGTTGTTGACGTTCGCCACCGGCCTCGTGGACGCGATCAGCGTGCTGGTGCTGGGGCGGGTGTTCGTCGCGAACATGACCGGCAATGCGATCTTCCTGGGGTTCCTGTTCGTCCCCGGCACCGGCTTCGATCTGACCGCCGCGATCGTGGCGGTCGGCGGATTCCTGATGGGCGCGGTCATCGGGGGACGGCTGTTCCGGATCTTCGGTGAACACAGCCGCCGGCGCTGGCTGACGGTTGCGCTCGGTTTGGAGGCGGTGTTGCTGCTGGCGCTGGCGGCGCTGGCTGGAATGGGTGTGTTGGGCTACTACAGCAACAGCAAGCTGCTCTTGATCGCCGGCCTCGCGGTCGCGTTCGGTGTGCAGAATTCGACTGCCCGTCAGTTCGGTATCCAGGAGCTCTACACCACGGTGCTGACCTCGACGATCGTCGGTATCGGGGTGGACAGCCGGCTGGCCGGTGGGACCGGCGACCGCGGAAAGCTGCGCTACGGCGTCGTTTTCGTGATGATCCTCGGCGCCATTGTCGGCGCAACGTTGACCCACGTTGTGGTGGCGCCGGTCATCGCCATGGCCGGGGTCGTGGTCGCGGCGAGCTTGGCGTTGTTCCGCTACGGCTGA